In one Pseudarthrobacter sp. NBSH8 genomic region, the following are encoded:
- a CDS encoding LysR substrate-binding domain-containing protein, with protein sequence MEIRQLNYFIAVAEERHFGRAAKRLHMAQPPLSQQIRQLEEQLGVRLLNRTTRRVELTAAGQALLDRGRQIVNAVGTLRADVYQVGQGASGVLRVGFSGSATYGVMPPIVRRAKQVLPGLSLNLHGEMLTPAMEAGLRDGTLDAALLRPPIASQDIEYRIVTREALIVALPSFSALALDRPVAVHELQDQEFISYPPESVLYRTTAGLCREAGFQPRITQVISETSTMLSFVAAGSGVAILPASVRALQLEGVVYRDIEQAPEVELAVAWRREDRSSLLQSFLDVVGAATKDLPNRTPSPPGS encoded by the coding sequence ATGGAGATCAGGCAGCTGAACTACTTTATTGCCGTAGCGGAGGAGCGCCACTTCGGCCGTGCCGCCAAACGCCTGCATATGGCCCAGCCACCCCTGTCCCAGCAGATCCGCCAGCTGGAAGAGCAACTGGGTGTGCGCCTGCTGAACCGCACCACCCGCCGAGTGGAACTCACGGCCGCGGGGCAGGCGCTGCTGGACCGGGGCCGGCAGATCGTCAATGCGGTCGGAACACTCCGGGCTGACGTATATCAGGTGGGACAGGGCGCGTCGGGTGTTCTGCGCGTGGGCTTCTCCGGCTCAGCGACCTACGGAGTCATGCCCCCGATCGTTCGACGCGCCAAGCAGGTACTCCCTGGGCTGTCGCTGAATCTACATGGCGAGATGCTCACCCCGGCCATGGAGGCCGGTCTAAGGGACGGCACCTTGGATGCGGCCCTATTGCGCCCGCCCATTGCCTCCCAGGACATCGAATACCGCATCGTGACACGCGAGGCGCTCATCGTGGCGTTGCCGTCCTTCAGCGCCCTGGCGCTGGACCGGCCAGTGGCCGTGCACGAACTCCAGGACCAGGAATTTATCTCCTATCCACCGGAGTCGGTGCTTTACCGCACCACCGCAGGACTTTGCCGCGAGGCCGGCTTCCAGCCACGCATCACCCAAGTCATCAGTGAGACGTCCACGATGCTCTCCTTTGTGGCTGCCGGTAGTGGAGTTGCCATCCTTCCGGCGAGCGTCCGTGCCCTGCAGCTTGAGGGCGTCGTTTACCGCGATATCGAACAGGCCCCCGAGGTGGAGCTGGCCGTGGCGTGGCGACGTGAGGACCGGTCATCACTGCTCCAAAGCTTCTTGGATGTCGTCGGCGCTGCTACCAAGGACCTGCCCAACCGCACTCCCAGCCCGCCCGGATCCTGA
- a CDS encoding aromatic acid/H+ symport family MFS transporter, producing the protein MATLHTVIAEDPRKEARTANWVAFVICTALLFDGYDLVVYGTVLPGLLADPSQIGAFDAATAGLLGSWALVGVLVGSLICGAVGDFFGRRRLMLLGIAWFSVGMFVTALTTTVASFGALRFITGVGLGVVIATAGATMAEFAPAGRRQFYNAIVYSGVPAGGVFASVMGILLLNNIGWRGLFMIGALPLVLLVPIAWFKLPESPRWLLARGREDEALAASQRTGVSLLEEQVIRQTGAAPQKTGFAAVFSKQFAVASVLLGLMSFSGLLLTYGLNTWLPKIMEGYGYGRTYALFFPLALNLGAVAGGLLLSRYADKAGPQRVIASTFVLATISLVLMTFGFPLPMLFLCIAIAGVGTLGTQVLVYGFQSNYFTTNARAAGVAWCASVGRLGGILGPIIGGWLAAAGIGGATAFYIYGGVALLGAIVTVLVPRQRKLEEAEHRAEEIVERPVEEELSTATPPVRL; encoded by the coding sequence ATGGCTACGCTCCACACCGTCATCGCCGAAGACCCGCGCAAAGAGGCGCGCACCGCAAACTGGGTGGCCTTCGTCATCTGCACCGCACTGTTATTCGATGGCTACGATCTTGTTGTCTACGGCACCGTCCTGCCGGGACTGCTGGCCGACCCAAGCCAGATTGGTGCCTTCGACGCCGCTACCGCCGGCCTCTTGGGCTCGTGGGCGCTCGTTGGCGTGCTGGTCGGATCATTGATCTGCGGCGCGGTCGGCGACTTCTTCGGCCGCCGCCGTCTTATGCTCCTGGGCATCGCCTGGTTCTCGGTGGGGATGTTCGTCACGGCCCTGACCACAACCGTGGCGTCCTTCGGCGCTTTGCGTTTCATCACGGGCGTGGGCCTCGGTGTCGTCATCGCCACCGCAGGCGCCACGATGGCAGAATTCGCGCCAGCCGGCCGGCGACAGTTCTACAACGCGATCGTCTACTCTGGCGTCCCCGCTGGCGGTGTGTTCGCCTCCGTCATGGGCATACTGCTCCTCAATAACATTGGATGGCGCGGACTCTTCATGATCGGTGCCCTGCCCCTCGTCCTGCTCGTGCCCATCGCCTGGTTCAAACTTCCGGAGTCCCCCCGCTGGTTGCTGGCCCGCGGCCGTGAGGATGAGGCCCTGGCTGCTTCGCAGCGGACCGGCGTCTCGCTCCTTGAAGAACAGGTCATTCGGCAGACAGGCGCGGCCCCGCAGAAGACTGGCTTCGCGGCCGTATTTTCCAAACAATTCGCGGTGGCTTCCGTCCTTCTGGGCTTGATGTCCTTCTCCGGCCTGCTGTTGACCTACGGCTTGAACACGTGGCTGCCGAAGATCATGGAGGGATACGGCTACGGGCGGACATACGCCCTGTTCTTTCCCCTGGCGTTGAACCTCGGTGCGGTGGCGGGAGGTTTGCTGCTCTCGCGCTACGCCGACAAGGCCGGTCCCCAGCGGGTCATTGCCAGCACCTTCGTCCTGGCCACTATCTCACTGGTGCTGATGACCTTCGGCTTCCCCCTGCCGATGTTGTTCCTGTGCATCGCCATCGCCGGAGTGGGCACCCTCGGCACCCAGGTGCTGGTTTACGGTTTCCAGTCCAACTACTTCACCACTAACGCCCGGGCGGCCGGTGTGGCCTGGTGTGCCAGCGTGGGCCGCTTGGGCGGCATTCTCGGACCAATCATCGGCGGCTGGCTGGCGGCGGCGGGAATCGGCGGAGCCACCGCGTTTTACATCTACGGCGGCGTCGCCCTGCTGGGTGCAATTGTCACGGTCTTGGTCCCCCGTCAGCGCAAACTGGAAGAAGCCGAGCACAGGGCCGAGGAAATCGTGGAGCGGCCCGTGGAAGAGGAACTTAGCACCGCCACTCCCCCGGTGCGCCTCTGA
- a CDS encoding helix-turn-helix domain-containing protein, producing the protein MGLTGLVRQRRLQAVRRDLAANRTAHLTIAEVAARWCIHDAQWLAKAFKSEFGMAPSEFRKSSAAES; encoded by the coding sequence ATGGGGCTGACCGGCCTGGTACGGCAGAGACGCTTGCAGGCCGTCCGTCGTGACCTTGCTGCTAACCGCACCGCCCATCTCACCATCGCGGAAGTAGCGGCGAGATGGTGCATCCATGACGCCCAGTGGCTCGCCAAGGCTTTCAAGTCCGAGTTTGGCATGGCGCCGTCGGAGTTCCGCAAATCCTCCGCAGCGGAAAGCTAA
- a CDS encoding maleylpyruvate isomerase family mycothiol-dependent enzyme — translation MINPARLHSDLSRLGRETDMFMATVESLSDDEMAAPSLCKGWTRADVIAHIASNGVALVKLIDWATSGEEQQLYASQEARVQEIAELASLPRQELLGKVRQSSAYFAERALRLGGEIAVEEVHLHGKQIPATSIVALRIAEVVVHHHDLDTAWTIEEADPDSVLNALEAAVRTMRAQGAPGMTLVTEERDEWVIGDGALRVISDREGLLEWLARGVTDNVDADGPLPVLPSW, via the coding sequence ATGATCAATCCCGCACGCCTGCACTCGGACCTGTCCCGCCTGGGCCGGGAGACCGATATGTTCATGGCCACCGTAGAGTCGCTGTCCGACGACGAAATGGCCGCCCCATCCTTGTGTAAGGGTTGGACCCGGGCAGATGTCATCGCCCACATCGCCTCGAACGGTGTGGCCTTGGTCAAGCTCATCGACTGGGCAACCTCCGGCGAAGAGCAGCAGCTCTATGCCTCGCAGGAGGCCCGCGTCCAGGAAATAGCCGAGCTGGCCAGCCTGCCCCGCCAGGAACTGCTGGGCAAAGTCCGCCAGTCCTCCGCCTATTTCGCCGAACGGGCCCTTCGGCTCGGCGGGGAGATCGCCGTCGAGGAAGTGCACTTACACGGTAAGCAGATTCCCGCGACGTCCATTGTGGCGTTGCGGATCGCCGAGGTCGTGGTGCACCACCACGACCTCGACACCGCATGGACCATAGAGGAGGCAGACCCGGACTCTGTGCTCAACGCCCTGGAAGCCGCCGTGCGCACCATGCGCGCCCAGGGGGCGCCGGGGATGACCCTGGTGACCGAGGAACGCGACGAGTGGGTGATCGGTGACGGCGCATTGCGCGTCATTTCCGACAGAGAGGGACTGCTCGAATGGCTGGCCCGCGGTGTCACCGACAACGTCGACGCTGACGGTCCGCTGCCCGTACTGCCATCCTGGTAA
- a CDS encoding AGE family epimerase/isomerase, translating into MTWLNSAAHARWLEAETDRLINFAAGSKVPTGFGWLDNNGAVFTDKPTHLWITARMIHSFAVAALMGRPGAAALVDHGITALNGVFHDDEFGGWYAEIDGNGPVNDTKSGYQHSFVLLAAASAVAAKRPGARELLDEALRIADTRFWDHDAGMCFDSWNREFTETEAYRGGNASMHSVEAYLIVADVTGENRWLERALHIAEVLIHEFARNNNYRVFEHFDPEWNPMPEYNTDDRASQFRAYGGTPGHWVEWARLLLHVRAGLEARGMEVPPWLLDDARGLFDAAIRDAWQPDGHPGFVYTVDWDGKPVVTTRIRWVPAEAIGGAAALYIATGDQKYADWYERIWDHARDWFIDYEHGSWKQELDENGNVTSTVWSGKADIYHLWHCLVVPRLPLAPGLAPAVAAGLLDARLAASR; encoded by the coding sequence ATGACGTGGCTGAACAGTGCCGCTCACGCACGATGGCTCGAGGCCGAAACCGATCGGCTGATCAATTTCGCCGCGGGTTCAAAGGTGCCCACAGGATTCGGCTGGCTCGACAACAACGGCGCCGTGTTCACCGACAAGCCGACCCACCTCTGGATTACTGCGCGCATGATCCATAGTTTCGCCGTCGCTGCCCTCATGGGACGACCTGGTGCTGCGGCGCTCGTCGACCACGGCATCACTGCGCTCAACGGAGTCTTCCACGATGATGAGTTCGGCGGTTGGTATGCCGAGATAGACGGGAACGGACCGGTAAACGACACCAAGTCCGGCTACCAGCACTCATTCGTGCTGCTCGCTGCTGCCAGCGCCGTCGCCGCCAAGCGCCCGGGCGCCAGGGAATTGCTCGACGAGGCGCTGCGAATCGCTGACACGAGGTTCTGGGACCACGACGCCGGCATGTGCTTCGACTCCTGGAACCGGGAGTTCACGGAAACCGAAGCCTACCGTGGTGGGAACGCGAGCATGCACTCCGTCGAGGCGTACCTCATCGTCGCCGATGTGACCGGGGAGAACCGCTGGCTCGAACGGGCCCTCCATATCGCCGAGGTGCTCATCCACGAATTTGCGCGCAACAACAACTACCGGGTTTTCGAGCACTTCGACCCGGAGTGGAACCCCATGCCGGAGTACAACACCGATGACCGGGCCAGCCAGTTCCGCGCGTACGGCGGAACCCCCGGCCACTGGGTTGAGTGGGCACGCCTGCTCCTGCATGTCCGTGCCGGGCTCGAAGCCCGCGGCATGGAGGTTCCGCCCTGGCTGCTGGACGATGCACGGGGCTTGTTCGACGCCGCAATTCGCGACGCCTGGCAACCGGACGGTCATCCGGGATTTGTATACACCGTCGACTGGGACGGCAAGCCGGTTGTCACCACCCGCATCCGCTGGGTTCCCGCCGAGGCAATTGGAGGCGCGGCAGCCCTCTACATCGCCACCGGTGACCAGAAGTACGCGGACTGGTACGAGCGAATCTGGGACCACGCCCGCGATTGGTTCATCGACTACGAGCACGGGTCCTGGAAGCAGGAACTGGACGAGAATGGCAATGTCACCTCGACCGTGTGGTCAGGCAAGGCGGACATCTATCACCTCTGGCACTGCCTGGTGGTCCCGCGACTTCCACTGGCACCAGGGCTTGCTCCAGCAGTCGCGGCCGGCTTGCTGGATGCACGGCTTGCTGCGTCCAGGTAA
- a CDS encoding sulfite exporter TauE/SafE family protein codes for MLTTGLVLGAVVMGAGMQRITGMGFALVAAPFLVLLLGPVEGVVLVNLCGAVTAGAIIFRVARDIDWKRYVALAASALLGIIPAAFLIRLIPPAVLEISIGVLLAVGLTILLGLKSATLTPRRRYLFTAGGLSGFMNTAAGVGGPAVSMYSIATRWQHKSFAATMQPYFFTIGVFSLISKALTAPETFPALPWGMWVAVAVACLAGLVLGDVAARYVPARTAQVLLIVLAYLGAAATIIRGVLDVVV; via the coding sequence ATGCTGACCACCGGATTGGTGCTGGGCGCCGTCGTCATGGGAGCCGGGATGCAGCGCATCACCGGCATGGGCTTCGCGCTGGTGGCTGCTCCCTTCCTGGTCCTGCTCCTTGGCCCGGTGGAAGGGGTGGTGCTGGTGAACCTCTGCGGCGCCGTGACGGCGGGAGCCATCATCTTCCGGGTGGCGCGGGACATCGACTGGAAGCGGTACGTGGCGTTGGCGGCGTCGGCGCTGCTGGGGATCATCCCGGCGGCCTTCCTGATCCGGCTCATCCCGCCGGCGGTGCTGGAGATCTCCATCGGGGTGCTCCTCGCCGTTGGGCTCACCATTTTACTTGGCCTCAAGTCCGCCACGCTCACTCCACGCCGCCGCTACCTTTTCACGGCCGGCGGCCTGAGCGGGTTTATGAATACGGCGGCCGGGGTGGGCGGGCCTGCCGTCAGCATGTACTCCATCGCCACCCGGTGGCAGCACAAATCGTTCGCTGCCACCATGCAACCGTACTTTTTCACCATCGGCGTGTTCTCCCTGATCTCCAAAGCCCTCACTGCCCCGGAGACGTTCCCCGCGCTGCCATGGGGAATGTGGGTGGCCGTCGCCGTGGCCTGCCTCGCAGGCCTGGTGCTGGGCGACGTCGCTGCCCGGTACGTCCCGGCCCGGACCGCCCAGGTCCTGCTGATCGTCCTGGCGTACCTCGGAGCGGCTGCCACCATCATCCGCGGCGTGCTCGATGTCGTCGTCTAG
- a CDS encoding NAD-dependent succinate-semialdehyde dehydrogenase — MNLKSARHLVNGTWLSAGSSKDVTDPGNGSTVGEVAWGTADDATAAADAAADAFGSWSRTTARNRADLLLNAAGLLAERRDELAHTLALEAGKRLPEAQGEVDFSVEYFRWFAEEARRSTGTVSPPELHGRRHLSLRKPIGVALSLTPWNFPVSIQARKLAAMLAAGCTVVGRVSEKAPLAAAGLFEVLHDAGFPAGVVNLVHGPSREITAALLQHPAVRAVSFTGSTGVGQQIMASAAERVVRPLLELGGNAPFIVFEDADLDAAVDGAVLGRLRNTGQSCVAANRFLVQDSIAEEFSQKLAARFDAMSIGHGVPDDGSDVPDLGPMIEADRVAAVQALVDDALARGARRVTQRTEVPARGAFMAPTLLTDVPDDAPLVSEEVFGPAAGVVTFTSDGDAIRKANATEMGLAAYLWSRDPKRAWDIPERLEAGIVGVNDPLPSVAFAPMGGAKQSGLGREGSSLGLEEFEEVQYVAWKP, encoded by the coding sequence GTGAACCTGAAATCAGCCCGACACCTGGTGAACGGAACCTGGCTCTCAGCCGGCAGTTCCAAGGACGTGACCGACCCCGGAAACGGCAGCACGGTCGGCGAAGTGGCCTGGGGCACCGCCGACGATGCCACTGCGGCCGCAGACGCCGCGGCCGACGCCTTCGGTTCCTGGTCCCGGACCACCGCGCGCAACCGGGCAGACCTGCTCCTGAACGCCGCCGGCCTGCTGGCCGAACGCCGCGACGAACTGGCCCACACCCTGGCCCTGGAAGCCGGAAAACGGCTCCCGGAAGCCCAGGGTGAGGTGGACTTCTCGGTGGAGTACTTCCGCTGGTTCGCCGAGGAAGCCCGCCGCTCCACCGGCACCGTCAGCCCGCCCGAACTCCACGGCCGGCGCCACCTCAGCCTCCGCAAACCCATCGGCGTTGCACTGAGCCTCACCCCTTGGAACTTTCCCGTATCCATCCAGGCCCGCAAGCTCGCCGCAATGCTGGCCGCAGGCTGCACCGTGGTGGGCCGGGTGTCCGAAAAGGCGCCACTCGCCGCCGCCGGCCTGTTCGAGGTCCTGCACGACGCCGGGTTCCCCGCCGGCGTCGTCAACCTGGTTCACGGACCCTCGCGCGAAATCACCGCCGCCCTGCTCCAGCACCCCGCCGTGCGGGCCGTCAGCTTCACCGGATCCACCGGCGTGGGCCAGCAGATCATGGCCTCCGCCGCAGAACGCGTGGTCCGTCCGCTGCTTGAACTGGGCGGCAACGCACCGTTCATCGTCTTTGAGGACGCGGACCTGGACGCAGCCGTCGACGGCGCGGTCCTGGGCCGGCTCCGCAACACCGGCCAGTCCTGCGTGGCCGCCAACCGGTTCCTGGTCCAGGACAGCATCGCCGAGGAATTTTCACAGAAACTGGCGGCACGGTTCGACGCCATGAGCATCGGCCACGGCGTTCCCGACGACGGTTCGGACGTTCCGGACCTCGGCCCCATGATCGAGGCCGATCGGGTAGCCGCCGTCCAGGCCCTGGTGGACGACGCCCTCGCGCGCGGCGCCCGCCGCGTCACGCAGCGGACCGAGGTTCCGGCGCGCGGCGCGTTCATGGCCCCCACACTGCTCACGGACGTCCCCGACGACGCACCCCTGGTGAGCGAAGAAGTGTTCGGCCCGGCGGCCGGCGTCGTGACCTTCACCTCGGATGGGGACGCCATCCGCAAGGCGAACGCCACCGAGATGGGCCTCGCCGCGTACCTCTGGAGCCGCGATCCCAAGCGCGCCTGGGACATCCCCGAACGCCTGGAAGCCGGCATCGTAGGGGTCAACGATCCCCTCCCCTCCGTGGCCTTCGCTCCCATGGGCGGTGCCAAGCAGTCCGGCCTGGGCCGCGAAGGATCAAGCCTCGGGCTCGAGGAGTTCGAGGAGGTCCAGTACGTGGCCTGGAAGCCGTAA
- a CDS encoding carbohydrate ABC transporter permease, whose translation MLASLSRRAILGIYAVIIIVPLTVVGFGSFKSTQELFAGPFSLPQSLSPANYAEVIGGQDLGSSFTNSVIVTAISVPLTLFLASLAGYAISRLKGFMGWAIFGFLVLGMAIPAQANMVPLYVLFGRLGLLDSLAGLVLANVVSTLPIAVFILGGFMRTLPKELYEASSIDGTGPWRTYVSIALPLSAPSVAAAAIFLFVIHWNELLYPLLFIQSPGNRTLPLALLSFQGEFQTNYPLLFAGVILASLPVVVAYVFLQRYFVAGITAGASKG comes from the coding sequence ATGCTCGCTTCACTAAGCCGCCGCGCAATTCTTGGAATCTACGCGGTCATCATCATCGTTCCGCTGACCGTGGTTGGGTTCGGCAGCTTCAAGTCCACGCAGGAACTCTTCGCCGGACCGTTCAGCCTGCCGCAGTCCCTCTCCCCGGCCAACTACGCCGAGGTGATCGGAGGCCAGGACCTGGGCTCGTCCTTCACGAACAGCGTGATTGTCACCGCCATCTCCGTGCCGCTCACCCTGTTCCTGGCCAGCCTCGCCGGATACGCCATCTCCCGGCTCAAGGGGTTCATGGGCTGGGCCATCTTCGGCTTCCTGGTCCTGGGCATGGCCATCCCGGCGCAGGCCAACATGGTGCCTTTGTATGTCCTGTTCGGCCGGCTGGGTCTGCTGGACAGCCTGGCAGGCCTGGTGCTGGCCAATGTCGTGTCCACCCTGCCCATCGCCGTCTTTATCCTCGGTGGGTTCATGCGGACCCTGCCCAAGGAGCTGTACGAGGCATCCTCCATTGACGGCACCGGCCCGTGGCGGACGTACGTGTCCATCGCGCTCCCCCTGTCCGCCCCGTCCGTTGCTGCCGCGGCCATCTTCCTGTTCGTGATCCACTGGAACGAACTGCTCTACCCGCTGCTGTTCATCCAGTCCCCGGGCAACCGGACCCTGCCGCTGGCACTGCTCAGCTTCCAGGGCGAGTTCCAGACCAACTACCCGCTGCTGTTCGCCGGAGTCATCCTGGCATCCCTGCCCGTGGTGGTGGCCTACGTCTTCCTGCAGCGCTACTTCGTTGCCGGGATCACCGCCGGAGCAAGCAAGGGATGA
- a CDS encoding carbohydrate ABC transporter permease, producing the protein MSTHTKMADERKAPDGGTETGAAKGRRRSPTRVNPALYLFPLPAVAIIAFFLVMPTLQAFQYAITDWNGFSAAFNYVGLDNFVRAFTKDSLFTNALTNNLKFVLLVVIAQTAFSLVLALLLTKNSRGSILLRALFFFPTILSSVSVAFIWKFIYDPNFGLANAVLGGVGLEALQGSYLGNNAQALSWVAVTQVWFHAGQMMVVYIAGLQAIPRELYEAAEMDGAGKWQQFKSITWPFVAPATSIVVAYTTVQSFKAFDLILGIAGNPPKQSLDILSTRIYSTFANSEFGYAAAQSIIFMAMIALVTWLQRRLLRLTPKGE; encoded by the coding sequence ATGAGCACCCACACCAAAATGGCTGACGAACGGAAGGCCCCGGACGGCGGGACTGAAACCGGCGCCGCGAAGGGGCGCCGCCGCTCCCCCACGCGGGTGAATCCAGCACTGTACCTCTTCCCGCTTCCCGCCGTCGCCATCATTGCGTTCTTCCTGGTGATGCCCACCCTGCAGGCGTTTCAGTACGCCATCACGGATTGGAACGGCTTCTCGGCGGCGTTCAACTACGTGGGGCTGGACAACTTCGTCCGTGCCTTCACCAAGGACTCGCTCTTCACCAACGCGCTGACCAACAACCTGAAGTTTGTGCTTTTGGTGGTGATCGCGCAGACCGCTTTTTCGCTGGTGCTGGCCCTGCTCCTGACGAAGAACTCGCGCGGCAGCATCCTGCTCCGGGCCCTGTTCTTCTTCCCCACCATCCTGTCCTCCGTCTCCGTGGCCTTCATCTGGAAGTTCATTTACGACCCCAACTTCGGCCTCGCCAACGCGGTCCTGGGCGGCGTGGGGCTCGAAGCCCTGCAGGGTTCCTACCTCGGCAACAATGCCCAGGCCCTGTCCTGGGTGGCCGTGACGCAGGTCTGGTTCCACGCCGGGCAGATGATGGTGGTCTATATCGCCGGCCTGCAGGCCATCCCCCGGGAACTTTACGAGGCGGCGGAAATGGACGGCGCCGGCAAATGGCAGCAGTTCAAATCCATCACCTGGCCGTTTGTGGCCCCGGCAACGTCCATCGTGGTGGCCTACACCACCGTCCAGTCGTTCAAGGCCTTCGACCTGATCCTGGGCATCGCGGGGAACCCGCCCAAGCAGTCCCTGGACATCCTCTCCACCCGCATCTACAGCACCTTTGCCAACTCGGAGTTCGGCTACGCCGCCGCCCAGTCGATCATCTTCATGGCGATGATCGCCCTGGTCACCTGGCTCCAGCGCCGGTTGCTCCGGCTGACCCCGAAGGGGGAATGA
- a CDS encoding ABC transporter substrate-binding protein — protein MSQISRRQAIAILGALGFGATAAACAGPGGSTAPGGATGPAAPSTGAVTGKVSFAHWRGEDKVVFDELIKRFAALHDGVEVVQDISTSNDYNAQGLQKVRGAAIGDAFATFRGAQFKNFTEAGIYAELKGSKAAASYQPGLLTAGQSGDSQLGLPYQVVFPMPMANADLFDKAGAEIAPKDWDGFLAMCEKLAASGVIPISWPGGDVGNGGQLFNCMIANNAPVDDMCAQIEQGKLKCTDDWFLRMLGQYKELVPYLQPNATGTAVEPAQNLFSQGKAAMLATGSYHIAAVRGLGATFPIELVFPNTSDGSGKFEGAYNATFILGVNSASKNQAASAAWIDFLSEPENAGYYANKTAQHVAVSNVEYTNPDLKRLSPWLDKKTALAARFQFQNLDVRNAVEASATAVISGTSPEQAAEAAQKIVDERL, from the coding sequence GTGAGTCAGATTTCACGCAGGCAGGCCATCGCGATTCTCGGAGCCCTGGGCTTCGGAGCAACCGCGGCAGCGTGCGCCGGGCCGGGCGGCAGCACGGCCCCCGGTGGCGCCACTGGACCGGCGGCCCCCTCCACAGGCGCCGTCACGGGAAAGGTCTCCTTCGCCCACTGGCGCGGCGAGGACAAGGTGGTATTCGACGAACTGATCAAGCGCTTCGCGGCGCTGCACGACGGCGTGGAGGTGGTCCAGGACATCTCCACCTCCAACGACTACAACGCCCAGGGCCTTCAGAAGGTCCGCGGTGCAGCCATCGGCGACGCGTTCGCTACCTTCCGTGGCGCCCAGTTCAAGAACTTCACCGAGGCCGGGATCTACGCCGAACTCAAAGGCAGCAAGGCCGCCGCCAGCTACCAGCCGGGCCTGCTGACCGCCGGGCAGTCCGGTGACAGCCAACTGGGCCTGCCATACCAGGTGGTCTTCCCCATGCCCATGGCCAACGCCGACCTGTTCGATAAGGCCGGCGCGGAGATCGCGCCGAAGGACTGGGACGGCTTCCTGGCCATGTGCGAGAAGCTCGCGGCCTCCGGCGTCATTCCCATCTCCTGGCCGGGCGGCGACGTCGGAAATGGCGGCCAGCTGTTCAACTGCATGATCGCCAACAACGCCCCCGTGGACGACATGTGCGCCCAGATTGAGCAGGGCAAGCTCAAGTGCACCGACGACTGGTTCCTGAGAATGCTGGGCCAGTACAAGGAACTGGTCCCGTACTTGCAGCCCAACGCCACAGGCACCGCCGTGGAGCCGGCGCAGAACCTGTTCTCCCAGGGGAAGGCCGCCATGCTGGCCACCGGTTCGTACCACATCGCCGCCGTCCGCGGCCTGGGCGCGACGTTCCCCATCGAGCTGGTGTTCCCCAACACCTCCGACGGCAGCGGCAAGTTCGAGGGCGCCTACAACGCGACGTTCATCCTGGGCGTCAACTCAGCAAGCAAGAACCAGGCCGCCTCCGCGGCGTGGATCGACTTCCTCTCCGAGCCCGAGAACGCCGGCTACTACGCCAACAAAACAGCCCAGCACGTGGCCGTGAGCAACGTGGAGTACACCAACCCGGACCTAAAGCGCCTCAGCCCCTGGCTGGACAAAAAGACCGCGCTGGCCGCCCGCTTCCAGTTCCAGAACCTCGATGTCCGCAACGCGGTGGAGGCCAGCGCCACGGCTGTCATCTCGGGCACCAGCCCCGAGCAGGCCGCCGAAGCCGCCCAGAAGATCGTTGACGAACGGCTATGA
- a CDS encoding aldolase, with product MTSTDLSPLQRPSGAFAMLAVDQREAMRNMIAEHQDAPVTDQDLQDFKLQAARILTPYASGVLIDRQFALDQAIEDDVVDPGCGLIASADHFESAHGELVGEVTIDRLVDPHKYAALGVKALKLLVLYRPDEPADGRVAMVREFVEICRSAGLISIIEPVSRKPLSGDDFDWNAGILAAAQELGSLGADLYKAEVPFHGQAPEAEVRAACADLTRAIDGPWVVLSSGVPEDVFPDAVRWACLEGASGFLSGRAVWASCIGAPDVVESLSMDAVRRLQRLCAVVDDVVSAQKTSA from the coding sequence ATGACCTCCACCGATCTTTCACCCCTGCAGCGCCCGTCAGGCGCCTTCGCGATGCTCGCCGTCGACCAGCGCGAGGCGATGCGCAACATGATCGCCGAACACCAGGATGCCCCCGTCACGGACCAGGACCTCCAGGACTTCAAGCTCCAGGCCGCCAGAATCCTCACCCCGTACGCCTCCGGCGTCCTGATCGACCGGCAGTTCGCGCTGGACCAGGCCATCGAGGACGACGTGGTGGACCCCGGCTGCGGGCTCATCGCCTCCGCCGACCACTTTGAATCCGCGCACGGCGAGCTGGTGGGCGAGGTCACCATCGACCGGCTGGTGGACCCGCACAAATACGCCGCGCTGGGCGTCAAGGCCCTCAAGCTGCTGGTGCTATACCGCCCGGACGAGCCCGCCGACGGCCGCGTGGCCATGGTGCGCGAATTCGTGGAGATCTGCCGATCCGCCGGGCTCATCAGCATTATCGAGCCTGTTTCGCGCAAACCGCTCTCCGGCGATGACTTTGACTGGAACGCAGGCATCCTCGCCGCCGCGCAGGAACTCGGCAGCCTCGGAGCGGACCTCTACAAGGCCGAGGTCCCCTTCCACGGCCAAGCCCCCGAAGCCGAGGTGCGCGCAGCCTGCGCCGACCTGACCCGGGCCATCGACGGCCCGTGGGTGGTCCTCTCCTCCGGCGTCCCCGAAGATGTTTTCCCCGACGCGGTCCGGTGGGCCTGCCTCGAAGGCGCCAGCGGCTTCCTCTCCGGACGCGCCGTCTGGGCGTCCTGCATCGGTGCCCCCGACGTCGTCGAATCCCTCTCCATGGACGCCGTCCGGCGGCTGCAGCGCCTCTGCGCCGTGGTGGACGACGTTGTCTCGGCGCAAAAGACCAGTGCATGA